A portion of the Anser cygnoides isolate HZ-2024a breed goose chromosome 25, Taihu_goose_T2T_genome, whole genome shotgun sequence genome contains these proteins:
- the PI16 gene encoding peptidase inhibitor 16 isoform X1, which produces MMLSTGFSPVFLLLTALELSWSLTDEEKRIILDGHNKYRSQVSPPAMDMLKMSWDTELEAFAQAYAEKCIWDHNKERGRRGENLFAMAPTLDLEFAVEDWNGEEKYYNLTTSMCVPGQMCGHYTQVVWASTHRIGCGAKFCEKIDGIETEDMYLLVCNYYPPGNVKGRKPYKEGPSCSQCPEGRVCVKSLCESTVEETTPTSLTTKKSPSTTTTLEPTTTSPTMATAKPELTTIPPTQTQVPTTSMAKPKPTVPEPTVATAKPKPITLTTAMPRPNTTTMAKPAPTTPKPTTSTAKPASTKPKPPTTTVKPAPTTPKPITNTTTAKPSPTMPQPTTTTTTAKSAPTTPKPTTNTTTAKPAPPTTPQPTTTTTMAKPAPTTTTILAKAAPTTSKPTMTAAKTVPTTPRPTTTMAKPAPTMPKPTTNTTTAKPAPTTTPQPTTTTTTAKPAPTMLQPTTTATMAKAAPTRSKPTMTTAKTVPTTPRPTTAMAKPAPTTPKPPTNTTMVKPAPNTMPQPTTTTTMTKTAPTMSKPTTTTAKTAPTMPKPTINTTMAKPAPATIPQPITTTTVAKPSPTTPQPTTTITMAKTVPTMPKSTTTMAKPAPTTTMAKTKPSTAKPAATSPTFTTILTKPTHTYTTSTKPNLTTSTAKMITKPTTTTKPEHTETERPNPTEATGLTLSFEPTLDMDYKIFPDVELATGEPIGLTTEDPTLLESIGTAFSPKSVPETNKGVKEDGGEKSFFFSSPPPSFSKVIPEIKLGFNKTERLTSSKSVVFSPEEPTFLRLTSSSKEKGQSPAFQSSLSADTLAIEEREANSDQKSMDQPTAGAPRTCWGLSLFLPSVILMGLLL; this is translated from the exons ATGATGCTGAGCACaggtttttctcctgttttcctgtTGCTCACTGCACTGGAGCTAAGCTGGTCCCTGACtgatgaagaaaagagaataatCTTGGATGGGCATAATAAATACCGCTCCCAGGTCTCTCCTCCTGCTATGGATATGCTGAAGATG AGTTGGGACACAGAGCTGGAGGCCTTTGCCCAAGCCTACGCGGAGAAATGCATCTGGGACCACAACAAGGAGAGGGGCCGACGGGGAGAAAACCTCTTTGCTATGGCTCCGACACTGGATCTGGAATTTGCCGTGGAGGACTGGAACGGGGAAGAGAAATACTATAACCTGACGACTTCCATGTGTGTCCCTGGGCAGATGTGTGGTCACTACACCCAG GTGGTGTGGGCAAGCACACATCGTATTGGCTGTGGGGCAAAGTTTTGTGAGAAGATTGATGGAATCGAAACAGAGGACATGTACCTGCTTGTTTGCAACTATTATCCTCC GGGTAATGTGAAAGGCCGAAAGCCATACAAAGAAGGACCCTCTTGCTCACAGTGTCCCGAAGGCAGAGTGTGTGTCAAGTCCTTGTGCG AATCCACTGTAGAAGAGACCACTCCAACCTCTCTGACAACAAAGAAAAGCCCATCCACCACAACCACGCTAGAACCTACTACAACATCACCCACCATGGCCACAGCGAAGCCAGAACTCACAACCATACCCCCAACCCAGACACAAGTACCCACCACATCCATGGCAAAGCCAAAACCTACTGTGCCAGAACCCACTGTAGCTACAGCCAAGCCAAAGCCCATCACACTAACAACTGCCATGCCAAGACCTAACACAACCACTATGGCCAAGCCAGCACCCACCACGCCAAAACCCACAACCTCTACAGCCAAGCCAGCATCCACCAAGCCAAAACCCCCCACCACTACTGTTAAGCCAGCACCTACCACGCCAAAACCCATCACAAACACCACTACGGCTAAGCCATCACCCACCATGCCACAACCCACCACAACTACCACTACAGCCAAATCAGCACCCACCACGCCAAAACCCACCACAAACACCACTACAGCTAAGCCAGCACCCCCCACCACGCCACAACCCACCACAACCACTACTATGGCTAAGCCAGCACCCACCACAACTACCATTCTCGCCAAGGCAGCACCCACAACATCTAAACCCACAATGACTGCAGCCAAGACAGTACCCACCACACCAAGGCCCACCACCACTATGGCTAAGCCAGCACCCACCATGCCAAAACCCACCACAAACACCACTACAGCTAAGCCAGCACCCACTACCACACCACAACCCACCACAACCACCACTACGGCTAAGCCAGCACCAACCATGCTACAACCCACCACAACTGCCACTATGGCCAAGGCAGCACCCACCAGGTCAAAACCCACAATGACTACAGCCAAGACAGTACCCACCACGCCAAGGCCCACCACCGCTATGGCTAAGCCAGCACCCACCACGCCAAAACCCCCCACAAACACTACTATGGTTAAGCCAGCACCCAACACCATGCCACAACCCACCACAACTACCACAATGACCAAGACAGCACCCACCATGTCAAAACCAACAACCACTACAGCCAAGACAGCACCCACCATGCCAAAACCCACCATAAACACCACTATGGCTAAGCCAGCACCTGCCACCATACCACAACCCATCACAACCACCACTGTGGCTAAGCCATCACCAACCACACCACAACCCACCACAACTATCACTATGGCTAAGACAGTACCTACCATGCCAAAATCCACCACCACTATGGCCAAGCCAGCACCCACCACAACTATGGCCAAGACAAAACCTTCTACAGCCAAGCCAGCAGCCACCTCACCAACATTTACCACCATTTTAACCAAGCCAACACACACTTATACAACTTCAACAAAGCCAAATCTCACCACCTCAACAGCAAAGATGATAACAAAACCTACCACAACCACAAAGCCAGAAcacactgaaacagaaagaccCAATCCAACTGAGGCAACTGGGCTCACGCTTTCCTTTGAGCCCACATTAGACATggattataaaatatttccagatgTAGAGTTAGCCACTGGAGAGCCCATTGGCTTAACTACAGAGGATCCTACCTTATTAGAAAGTATTGGCACAGCCTTCAGCCCCAAATCAGTCCCAGAAACAAATAAAGGTGTGAAagaggatgggggagagaaatcattcttcttttcCAGTCCACCTCCATCCTTCAGCAAAGTTATTCCAGAGATCAAGTTAGGTTTCAATAAAACTGAGCGCCTAACCTCCTCAAAGTCAGTGGTCTTCAGTCCTGAAGAACCCACCTTCTTGCGTTTAACATCATCTTCCAAAGAAAAGGGTCAGAGCCCTGCTTTCCAGTCCTCCCTCTCAG CAGATACTCTGGCCATTGAAGAACGGGAGGCAAACTCAGACCAGAAAAGCATGGATCAGCCCACAGCTGGAGCCCCCCGTACCTGCTGGGGCCTTTCACTCTTCCTACCCAGTGTCATCTTGATGGGCCTTCTGCTTTGA
- the C25H6orf89 gene encoding bombesin receptor-activated protein C6orf89 homolog isoform X3: MELSATDLSIYDKLSETIDLVRQTGHQCGMSEKAIEKFIKQLLERNEPQRGPPRYPILVAVYKGLLMLGLVLLTVYFVIQPYSLLPPEAPLSRAHSWGSLISHLRLLSLPIAKKYMPERTVLWMRKAACLPLDVGGPLSCYNKDKVKSSAHKAATIALECQEWWAAGCRQNASTLPASCTACSSVKSLQIVTDFGDLSEELQRSQPFLIKTGQHLSYEELKHFQSQDPELAEVVIEENSSELWSCLPRQSFPFFFPWSKSVNRTQILQEFFPTSSSLSFHKTVSLESCLLIRHPDLGNKSYSLHGLFAVGSGQLTLTVVPLDKCRGHCEMFKVELEAGDLGYASTDYWMMSFMAKGTEPVVVCYGAAS, encoded by the exons ATGGAGCTTTCAGCCACTGACCTCAGCATCTATGACAAGCTATCAGAGACAATTGATCTAGTGAGACAGACTGGCCACCAGTGTGGGATGTCAGAAAAAGCCATTGAGAAATTCATCAAGCAGCTCTTGGAAAGAAATGAACCCCAAAGGGGACCTCCACGCTACCCTATCTTAGTGGCTGTCTACAAG GGCCTGCTCATGCTGGGATTGGTCTTGCTAACCGTTTACTTCGTGATCCAGCCGTACAGCCTGCTGCCACCTGAAGCTCCACTCTCCAGAGCCCATTCATGGGGCTCCCTCATCAGTCACCTCCGACTGCTCTCTCTACCTATTGCTAAGAAGTACATGCCTGAGA GAACTGTGCTGTGGATGAGAAAGGCTGCCTGTCTGCCTTTGGATGTGGGAGGACCTTTGAGCTGTTACAACAAAGACAAGGTGAAGAGCAGTGCACACAAAGCTGCAACTATTGCATTAG AATGCCAGGAATGGTGGGCAGCAGGTTGTAGACAAAACGCTTCTACACTGCCTGCAAGTTGCACAGCATGTTCTTCTGTGAAAAGCCTTCAGATTGTGACAGACTTTGGAGATCTATCAGAAGAACTCCAGAGGTCTCAGCCTTTTCTAATCAAG ACAGGACAGCATCTCTCTTATGAAGAACTAAAGCACTTTCAGTCCCAGGATCCAGAACTGGCAGAGGTTGTAATAGAAGAAAATTCATCTGAACTGTGGAGCTGCCTCCCGAGACAGAgcttcccatttttctttccctg gagcAAATCTGTAAACAGAACTCAGATTCTGCAGGAATTTTTCCCTACTTCCTCTTCATTGTCTTTCCACAAGACAGTGTCCCTAGAGAGTTGCCTCCTCATACGCCATCCAGATTTGGGGAATAAG AGCTACAGCTTGCATGGCCTCTTTGCTGTTGGAAGCGGACAGCTCACCCTGACTGTTGTACCTCTGGACAAGTGCAGAGGACACTGTGAGATGTTCAAGGTGGAGCTGGAAGCTGGAGATTTGG GTTATGCCAGCACAGATTACTGGATGATGAGCTTCATGGCCAAAGGGACAGAGCCGGTGGTTGTTTGTTATGGAGCTGCTAGCTAA
- the C25H6orf89 gene encoding bombesin receptor-activated protein C6orf89 homolog isoform X1 — MPWRQSIFSAKPCIEFAAQTRDFSSEAMELSATDLSIYDKLSETIDLVRQTGHQCGMSEKAIEKFIKQLLERNEPQRGPPRYPILVAVYKGLLMLGLVLLTVYFVIQPYSLLPPEAPLSRAHSWGSLISHLRLLSLPIAKKYMPERTVLWMRKAACLPLDVGGPLSCYNKDKVKSSAHKAATIALECQEWWAAGCRQNASTLPASCTACSSVKSLQIVTDFGDLSEELQRSQPFLIKTGQHLSYEELKHFQSQDPELAEVVIEENSSELWSCLPRQSFPFFFPWSKSVNRTQILQEFFPTSSSLSFHKTVSLESCLLIRHPDLGNKSYSLHGLFAVGSGQLTLTVVPLDKCRGHCEMFKVELEAGDLGYASTDYWMMSFMAKGTEPVVVCYGAAS, encoded by the exons GGATTTTTCATCAGAGGCCATGGAGCTTTCAGCCACTGACCTCAGCATCTATGACAAGCTATCAGAGACAATTGATCTAGTGAGACAGACTGGCCACCAGTGTGGGATGTCAGAAAAAGCCATTGAGAAATTCATCAAGCAGCTCTTGGAAAGAAATGAACCCCAAAGGGGACCTCCACGCTACCCTATCTTAGTGGCTGTCTACAAG GGCCTGCTCATGCTGGGATTGGTCTTGCTAACCGTTTACTTCGTGATCCAGCCGTACAGCCTGCTGCCACCTGAAGCTCCACTCTCCAGAGCCCATTCATGGGGCTCCCTCATCAGTCACCTCCGACTGCTCTCTCTACCTATTGCTAAGAAGTACATGCCTGAGA GAACTGTGCTGTGGATGAGAAAGGCTGCCTGTCTGCCTTTGGATGTGGGAGGACCTTTGAGCTGTTACAACAAAGACAAGGTGAAGAGCAGTGCACACAAAGCTGCAACTATTGCATTAG AATGCCAGGAATGGTGGGCAGCAGGTTGTAGACAAAACGCTTCTACACTGCCTGCAAGTTGCACAGCATGTTCTTCTGTGAAAAGCCTTCAGATTGTGACAGACTTTGGAGATCTATCAGAAGAACTCCAGAGGTCTCAGCCTTTTCTAATCAAG ACAGGACAGCATCTCTCTTATGAAGAACTAAAGCACTTTCAGTCCCAGGATCCAGAACTGGCAGAGGTTGTAATAGAAGAAAATTCATCTGAACTGTGGAGCTGCCTCCCGAGACAGAgcttcccatttttctttccctg gagcAAATCTGTAAACAGAACTCAGATTCTGCAGGAATTTTTCCCTACTTCCTCTTCATTGTCTTTCCACAAGACAGTGTCCCTAGAGAGTTGCCTCCTCATACGCCATCCAGATTTGGGGAATAAG AGCTACAGCTTGCATGGCCTCTTTGCTGTTGGAAGCGGACAGCTCACCCTGACTGTTGTACCTCTGGACAAGTGCAGAGGACACTGTGAGATGTTCAAGGTGGAGCTGGAAGCTGGAGATTTGG GTTATGCCAGCACAGATTACTGGATGATGAGCTTCATGGCCAAAGGGACAGAGCCGGTGGTTGTTTGTTATGGAGCTGCTAGCTAA
- the C25H6orf89 gene encoding bombesin receptor-activated protein C6orf89 homolog isoform X2: MKLLRDFSSEAMELSATDLSIYDKLSETIDLVRQTGHQCGMSEKAIEKFIKQLLERNEPQRGPPRYPILVAVYKGLLMLGLVLLTVYFVIQPYSLLPPEAPLSRAHSWGSLISHLRLLSLPIAKKYMPERTVLWMRKAACLPLDVGGPLSCYNKDKVKSSAHKAATIALECQEWWAAGCRQNASTLPASCTACSSVKSLQIVTDFGDLSEELQRSQPFLIKTGQHLSYEELKHFQSQDPELAEVVIEENSSELWSCLPRQSFPFFFPWSKSVNRTQILQEFFPTSSSLSFHKTVSLESCLLIRHPDLGNKSYSLHGLFAVGSGQLTLTVVPLDKCRGHCEMFKVELEAGDLGYASTDYWMMSFMAKGTEPVVVCYGAAS; encoded by the exons GGATTTTTCATCAGAGGCCATGGAGCTTTCAGCCACTGACCTCAGCATCTATGACAAGCTATCAGAGACAATTGATCTAGTGAGACAGACTGGCCACCAGTGTGGGATGTCAGAAAAAGCCATTGAGAAATTCATCAAGCAGCTCTTGGAAAGAAATGAACCCCAAAGGGGACCTCCACGCTACCCTATCTTAGTGGCTGTCTACAAG GGCCTGCTCATGCTGGGATTGGTCTTGCTAACCGTTTACTTCGTGATCCAGCCGTACAGCCTGCTGCCACCTGAAGCTCCACTCTCCAGAGCCCATTCATGGGGCTCCCTCATCAGTCACCTCCGACTGCTCTCTCTACCTATTGCTAAGAAGTACATGCCTGAGA GAACTGTGCTGTGGATGAGAAAGGCTGCCTGTCTGCCTTTGGATGTGGGAGGACCTTTGAGCTGTTACAACAAAGACAAGGTGAAGAGCAGTGCACACAAAGCTGCAACTATTGCATTAG AATGCCAGGAATGGTGGGCAGCAGGTTGTAGACAAAACGCTTCTACACTGCCTGCAAGTTGCACAGCATGTTCTTCTGTGAAAAGCCTTCAGATTGTGACAGACTTTGGAGATCTATCAGAAGAACTCCAGAGGTCTCAGCCTTTTCTAATCAAG ACAGGACAGCATCTCTCTTATGAAGAACTAAAGCACTTTCAGTCCCAGGATCCAGAACTGGCAGAGGTTGTAATAGAAGAAAATTCATCTGAACTGTGGAGCTGCCTCCCGAGACAGAgcttcccatttttctttccctg gagcAAATCTGTAAACAGAACTCAGATTCTGCAGGAATTTTTCCCTACTTCCTCTTCATTGTCTTTCCACAAGACAGTGTCCCTAGAGAGTTGCCTCCTCATACGCCATCCAGATTTGGGGAATAAG AGCTACAGCTTGCATGGCCTCTTTGCTGTTGGAAGCGGACAGCTCACCCTGACTGTTGTACCTCTGGACAAGTGCAGAGGACACTGTGAGATGTTCAAGGTGGAGCTGGAAGCTGGAGATTTGG GTTATGCCAGCACAGATTACTGGATGATGAGCTTCATGGCCAAAGGGACAGAGCCGGTGGTTGTTTGTTATGGAGCTGCTAGCTAA
- the PI16 gene encoding peptidase inhibitor 16 isoform X2, with amino-acid sequence MMLSTGFSPVFLLLTALELSWSLTDEEKRIILDGHNKYRSQVSPPAMDMLKMSWDTELEAFAQAYAEKCIWDHNKERGRRGENLFAMAPTLDLEFAVEDWNGEEKYYNLTTSMCVPGQMCGHYTQVVWASTHRIGCGAKFCEKIDGIETEDMYLLVCNYYPPGNVKGRKPYKEGPSCSQCPEGRVCVKSLCESTVEETTPTSLTTKKSPSTTTTLEPTTTSPTMATAKPELTTIPPTQTQVPTTSMAKPKPTVPEPTVATAKPKPITLTTAMPRPNTTTMAKPAPTTPKPTTSTAKPASTKPKPPTTTVKPAPTTPKPITNTTTAKPSPTMPQPTTTTTTAKSAPTTPKPTTNTTTAKPAPPTTPQPTTTTTMAKPAPTTTTILAKAAPTTSKPTMTAAKTVPTTPRPTTTMAKPAPTMPKPTTNTTTAKPAPTTTPQPTTTTTTAKPAPTMLQPTTTATMAKAAPTRSKPTMTTAKTVPTTPRPTTAMAKPAPTTPKPPTNTTMVKPAPNTMPQPTTTTTMTKTAPTMSKPTTTTAKTAPTMPKPTINTTMAKPAPATIPQPITTTTVAKPSPTTPQPTTTITMAKTVPTMPKSTTTMAKPAPTTTMAKTKPSTAKPAATSPTFTTILTKPTHTYTTSTKPNLTTSTAKMITKPTTTTKPEHTETERPNPTEATGLTLSFEPTLDMDYKIFPDVELATGEPIGLTTEDPTLLESIGTAFSPKSVPETNKGVKEDGGEKSFFFSSPPPSFSKVIPEIKLGFNKTERLTSSKSVVFSPEEPTFLRLTSSSKEKGQSPAFQSSLSDTLAIEEREANSDQKSMDQPTAGAPRTCWGLSLFLPSVILMGLLL; translated from the exons ATGATGCTGAGCACaggtttttctcctgttttcctgtTGCTCACTGCACTGGAGCTAAGCTGGTCCCTGACtgatgaagaaaagagaataatCTTGGATGGGCATAATAAATACCGCTCCCAGGTCTCTCCTCCTGCTATGGATATGCTGAAGATG AGTTGGGACACAGAGCTGGAGGCCTTTGCCCAAGCCTACGCGGAGAAATGCATCTGGGACCACAACAAGGAGAGGGGCCGACGGGGAGAAAACCTCTTTGCTATGGCTCCGACACTGGATCTGGAATTTGCCGTGGAGGACTGGAACGGGGAAGAGAAATACTATAACCTGACGACTTCCATGTGTGTCCCTGGGCAGATGTGTGGTCACTACACCCAG GTGGTGTGGGCAAGCACACATCGTATTGGCTGTGGGGCAAAGTTTTGTGAGAAGATTGATGGAATCGAAACAGAGGACATGTACCTGCTTGTTTGCAACTATTATCCTCC GGGTAATGTGAAAGGCCGAAAGCCATACAAAGAAGGACCCTCTTGCTCACAGTGTCCCGAAGGCAGAGTGTGTGTCAAGTCCTTGTGCG AATCCACTGTAGAAGAGACCACTCCAACCTCTCTGACAACAAAGAAAAGCCCATCCACCACAACCACGCTAGAACCTACTACAACATCACCCACCATGGCCACAGCGAAGCCAGAACTCACAACCATACCCCCAACCCAGACACAAGTACCCACCACATCCATGGCAAAGCCAAAACCTACTGTGCCAGAACCCACTGTAGCTACAGCCAAGCCAAAGCCCATCACACTAACAACTGCCATGCCAAGACCTAACACAACCACTATGGCCAAGCCAGCACCCACCACGCCAAAACCCACAACCTCTACAGCCAAGCCAGCATCCACCAAGCCAAAACCCCCCACCACTACTGTTAAGCCAGCACCTACCACGCCAAAACCCATCACAAACACCACTACGGCTAAGCCATCACCCACCATGCCACAACCCACCACAACTACCACTACAGCCAAATCAGCACCCACCACGCCAAAACCCACCACAAACACCACTACAGCTAAGCCAGCACCCCCCACCACGCCACAACCCACCACAACCACTACTATGGCTAAGCCAGCACCCACCACAACTACCATTCTCGCCAAGGCAGCACCCACAACATCTAAACCCACAATGACTGCAGCCAAGACAGTACCCACCACACCAAGGCCCACCACCACTATGGCTAAGCCAGCACCCACCATGCCAAAACCCACCACAAACACCACTACAGCTAAGCCAGCACCCACTACCACACCACAACCCACCACAACCACCACTACGGCTAAGCCAGCACCAACCATGCTACAACCCACCACAACTGCCACTATGGCCAAGGCAGCACCCACCAGGTCAAAACCCACAATGACTACAGCCAAGACAGTACCCACCACGCCAAGGCCCACCACCGCTATGGCTAAGCCAGCACCCACCACGCCAAAACCCCCCACAAACACTACTATGGTTAAGCCAGCACCCAACACCATGCCACAACCCACCACAACTACCACAATGACCAAGACAGCACCCACCATGTCAAAACCAACAACCACTACAGCCAAGACAGCACCCACCATGCCAAAACCCACCATAAACACCACTATGGCTAAGCCAGCACCTGCCACCATACCACAACCCATCACAACCACCACTGTGGCTAAGCCATCACCAACCACACCACAACCCACCACAACTATCACTATGGCTAAGACAGTACCTACCATGCCAAAATCCACCACCACTATGGCCAAGCCAGCACCCACCACAACTATGGCCAAGACAAAACCTTCTACAGCCAAGCCAGCAGCCACCTCACCAACATTTACCACCATTTTAACCAAGCCAACACACACTTATACAACTTCAACAAAGCCAAATCTCACCACCTCAACAGCAAAGATGATAACAAAACCTACCACAACCACAAAGCCAGAAcacactgaaacagaaagaccCAATCCAACTGAGGCAACTGGGCTCACGCTTTCCTTTGAGCCCACATTAGACATggattataaaatatttccagatgTAGAGTTAGCCACTGGAGAGCCCATTGGCTTAACTACAGAGGATCCTACCTTATTAGAAAGTATTGGCACAGCCTTCAGCCCCAAATCAGTCCCAGAAACAAATAAAGGTGTGAAagaggatgggggagagaaatcattcttcttttcCAGTCCACCTCCATCCTTCAGCAAAGTTATTCCAGAGATCAAGTTAGGTTTCAATAAAACTGAGCGCCTAACCTCCTCAAAGTCAGTGGTCTTCAGTCCTGAAGAACCCACCTTCTTGCGTTTAACATCATCTTCCAAAGAAAAGGGTCAGAGCCCTGCTTTCCAGTCCTCCCTCTCAG ATACTCTGGCCATTGAAGAACGGGAGGCAAACTCAGACCAGAAAAGCATGGATCAGCCCACAGCTGGAGCCCCCCGTACCTGCTGGGGCCTTTCACTCTTCCTACCCAGTGTCATCTTGATGGGCCTTCTGCTTTGA
- the C25H6orf89 gene encoding bombesin receptor-activated protein C6orf89 homolog isoform X4, with the protein MPWRQSIFSAKPCIEFAAQTRDFSSEAMELSATDLSIYDKLSETIDLVRQTGHQCGMSEKAIEKFIKQLLERNEPQRGPPRYPILVAVYKGLLMLGLVLLTVYFVIQPYSLLPPEAPLSRAHSWGSLISHLRLLSLPIAKKYMPEKCQEWWAAGCRQNASTLPASCTACSSVKSLQIVTDFGDLSEELQRSQPFLIKTGQHLSYEELKHFQSQDPELAEVVIEENSSELWSCLPRQSFPFFFPWSKSVNRTQILQEFFPTSSSLSFHKTVSLESCLLIRHPDLGNKSYSLHGLFAVGSGQLTLTVVPLDKCRGHCEMFKVELEAGDLGYASTDYWMMSFMAKGTEPVVVCYGAAS; encoded by the exons GGATTTTTCATCAGAGGCCATGGAGCTTTCAGCCACTGACCTCAGCATCTATGACAAGCTATCAGAGACAATTGATCTAGTGAGACAGACTGGCCACCAGTGTGGGATGTCAGAAAAAGCCATTGAGAAATTCATCAAGCAGCTCTTGGAAAGAAATGAACCCCAAAGGGGACCTCCACGCTACCCTATCTTAGTGGCTGTCTACAAG GGCCTGCTCATGCTGGGATTGGTCTTGCTAACCGTTTACTTCGTGATCCAGCCGTACAGCCTGCTGCCACCTGAAGCTCCACTCTCCAGAGCCCATTCATGGGGCTCCCTCATCAGTCACCTCCGACTGCTCTCTCTACCTATTGCTAAGAAGTACATGCCTGAGA AATGCCAGGAATGGTGGGCAGCAGGTTGTAGACAAAACGCTTCTACACTGCCTGCAAGTTGCACAGCATGTTCTTCTGTGAAAAGCCTTCAGATTGTGACAGACTTTGGAGATCTATCAGAAGAACTCCAGAGGTCTCAGCCTTTTCTAATCAAG ACAGGACAGCATCTCTCTTATGAAGAACTAAAGCACTTTCAGTCCCAGGATCCAGAACTGGCAGAGGTTGTAATAGAAGAAAATTCATCTGAACTGTGGAGCTGCCTCCCGAGACAGAgcttcccatttttctttccctg gagcAAATCTGTAAACAGAACTCAGATTCTGCAGGAATTTTTCCCTACTTCCTCTTCATTGTCTTTCCACAAGACAGTGTCCCTAGAGAGTTGCCTCCTCATACGCCATCCAGATTTGGGGAATAAG AGCTACAGCTTGCATGGCCTCTTTGCTGTTGGAAGCGGACAGCTCACCCTGACTGTTGTACCTCTGGACAAGTGCAGAGGACACTGTGAGATGTTCAAGGTGGAGCTGGAAGCTGGAGATTTGG GTTATGCCAGCACAGATTACTGGATGATGAGCTTCATGGCCAAAGGGACAGAGCCGGTGGTTGTTTGTTATGGAGCTGCTAGCTAA